Proteins encoded in a region of the Leifsonia sp. PS1209 genome:
- a CDS encoding alpha-N-arabinofuranosidase, whose protein sequence is MSDSTIILDRANTVGPVRRRTFGAFVEHLGRCVYDGLYEPGHPTADADGFRRDVVDLVKELGTSTVRYPGGNFVSGFRWEDSVGPRESRPVRRDLAWHSLETNQVGLDEFSRWLKLTNSELMLAVNLGTRGIESALDLLEYANHPSGTALSDQRIANGTPEPHNIRMWCLGNEMDGQWQTGYLTADDYGKLAARTAAAMKMADKDLELVACGSSGSGMPTFGEWERVVLEHAYDHVDYISAHAYYQERGGDLGSFLASSVDMQYFIDTVVATADHVGYRKKSTKKINISFDEWNIWYLDEHQASDEINDEWRVAPRQLEDVYSVADAVVLGNLLITLLKNSDRVTSASLAQLVNVIAPIMTEPGGDAWRQTTFFPFSVTSRLARGTVLRPVIDSPTYATAVHGDAAVVDAVATFDDETATGAVFLVNRDQTASRTVTIDVRDLGASRIDEAVTLADDDVYAKNTLENQTRVGLTPNTSAAIEDGRLTVVLPPVSWTAVSFG, encoded by the coding sequence ATGTCTGACTCCACGATCATCCTCGACCGCGCGAACACGGTCGGCCCCGTGCGCCGCCGTACCTTCGGCGCCTTCGTCGAACACCTCGGCCGGTGCGTGTACGACGGCCTGTACGAGCCCGGCCACCCGACCGCCGACGCCGACGGTTTCCGGCGGGATGTGGTCGACCTCGTCAAGGAGCTCGGCACCAGCACCGTCCGCTATCCAGGAGGCAACTTCGTCTCCGGCTTCCGCTGGGAGGACTCCGTCGGCCCACGCGAGAGCCGCCCGGTGCGCCGCGACCTCGCCTGGCACTCGCTGGAGACCAACCAGGTGGGACTCGACGAGTTCTCCCGCTGGCTGAAGCTGACGAACTCCGAGCTGATGCTCGCCGTCAACCTCGGCACCCGCGGCATCGAGTCGGCGCTCGACCTGCTCGAATACGCCAACCACCCGTCCGGCACGGCGCTCAGCGACCAGCGCATCGCGAACGGAACGCCCGAACCGCACAACATCCGGATGTGGTGCCTCGGCAACGAGATGGACGGCCAGTGGCAGACCGGCTACCTCACGGCCGACGACTACGGCAAGCTCGCCGCCAGGACCGCCGCCGCGATGAAGATGGCGGACAAAGACCTCGAACTCGTCGCCTGCGGCTCCTCCGGCTCCGGGATGCCCACCTTCGGCGAGTGGGAGCGCGTCGTCCTGGAGCACGCGTACGACCACGTCGACTACATCTCCGCGCACGCCTACTACCAGGAGCGCGGCGGCGACCTCGGATCGTTCCTCGCCTCGTCGGTGGACATGCAGTACTTCATCGACACGGTCGTCGCGACCGCCGACCACGTCGGATACCGCAAGAAGAGCACGAAGAAGATCAACATCTCGTTCGACGAGTGGAACATCTGGTACCTCGACGAGCACCAGGCCTCCGACGAGATCAACGACGAGTGGCGCGTCGCCCCCCGCCAGCTCGAAGACGTCTACTCGGTCGCGGACGCGGTCGTGCTCGGCAACCTGCTGATCACGCTCCTCAAGAACAGCGACAGGGTGACCTCCGCCTCCCTCGCCCAGCTGGTCAACGTGATCGCCCCGATCATGACCGAGCCGGGCGGGGACGCCTGGCGCCAGACCACGTTCTTCCCGTTCTCCGTCACCAGCAGGCTGGCGCGCGGCACGGTGCTGCGCCCGGTCATCGACTCCCCGACCTACGCCACCGCCGTCCACGGCGATGCAGCGGTGGTGGATGCCGTCGCCACGTTCGACGACGAGACCGCGACCGGCGCGGTGTTCCTCGTGAACCGCGACCAGACCGCATCCCGAACCGTCACCATCGACGTGCGCGACCTCGGCGCATCCCGGATCGACGAAGCGGTCACGCTGGCCGACGACGACGTCTACGCGAAGAACACCCTCGAGAACCAGACGCGCGTCGGCCTCACGCCGAACACGTCCGCGGCGATCGAGGACGGCCGCCTCACGGTCGTGCTGCCGCCCGTGTCGTGGACGGCCGTGTCGTTCGGCTGA
- a CDS encoding TIGR00645 family protein yields the protein MSETAPPVVAPTQAEQPSPRRPNAPQRGISSLIFASRWLQAPLYLGLIVAQLIYVYVFMVELWHIAEDVIAHPTHIEEADIMLAVLGLIDVVMIANLLIMVIIGGYETFVSRVNVEGHPDQPEWLSHVNANVLKVKLAMAIIGISSIHLLKTFIAVADIGAANGGVLGSEKYTSEGVFWQVVIHCVFILSAVALAWIDKLSKTK from the coding sequence GTGTCAGAGACTGCCCCACCCGTCGTCGCCCCCACCCAGGCAGAGCAGCCGTCGCCGCGCCGTCCGAACGCTCCCCAGCGCGGGATCAGTTCGCTGATCTTCGCCAGCCGGTGGCTGCAGGCCCCGCTCTACCTCGGCCTGATCGTCGCGCAGCTGATCTACGTCTACGTCTTCATGGTGGAGCTGTGGCACATCGCCGAGGACGTCATCGCCCACCCGACGCACATCGAGGAAGCGGACATCATGCTCGCCGTCCTCGGGCTGATCGACGTGGTGATGATTGCGAACCTGCTCATCATGGTGATCATCGGCGGCTACGAGACGTTCGTCTCACGCGTGAACGTGGAGGGACACCCCGATCAGCCCGAGTGGCTGTCGCACGTCAACGCCAACGTGCTCAAGGTGAAGCTGGCGATGGCGATCATCGGCATCTCCTCCATCCACCTGCTGAAGACGTTCATCGCCGTCGCCGATATCGGAGCAGCCAACGGCGGCGTCCTCGGCAGCGAGAAGTACACCAGCGAGGGCGTCTTCTGGCAGGTGGTCATCCACTGCGTCTTCATCCTGTCGGCCGTGGCGCTGGCCTGGATCGACAAGCTGTCGAAGACGAAGTGA
- a CDS encoding uracil-DNA glycosylase: protein MLDTFFRLLGAVPEPPDAEYLYGDDELGRMRERNLRRYLAAVHGTTVLLLAEAPGWRGMTVTGVPFVSAREAGEGGPAARAVPGLELPEHPQAPWEASSRVVWAALADWHGPLPLTWPIYPHHPFVAGDPRTNRTPRPAEVRDGTPVALELARAFGIQTIVAVGRKAQGALAAEGVDAPAVRHPAQGGARAFTEQVLALNARS, encoded by the coding sequence ATGCTCGACACCTTCTTTCGCCTGCTCGGCGCCGTGCCGGAGCCGCCGGACGCCGAGTACCTCTACGGCGACGACGAGCTCGGCCGCATGCGGGAGCGCAACCTCCGCCGCTACCTCGCCGCCGTGCACGGGACCACCGTGCTCCTCCTCGCCGAGGCGCCGGGCTGGCGCGGCATGACGGTCACCGGCGTCCCGTTCGTCTCCGCGCGCGAGGCCGGTGAGGGTGGGCCCGCCGCGCGCGCCGTTCCCGGGCTGGAGCTGCCCGAGCATCCACAGGCCCCGTGGGAGGCGTCGAGCAGGGTGGTCTGGGCGGCGCTCGCCGACTGGCACGGGCCGCTGCCGCTCACCTGGCCGATCTACCCGCACCACCCGTTCGTCGCCGGCGACCCGCGCACCAACCGCACTCCGCGGCCCGCCGAGGTGCGCGACGGAACACCCGTCGCCCTCGAACTGGCCAGGGCGTTCGGCATCCAGACCATCGTCGCTGTCGGCAGGAAGGCGCAGGGCGCGCTCGCAGCGGAGGGGGTGGATGCGCCTGCCGTGCGCCACCCTGCGCAGGGCGGCGCCCGGGCGTTCACCGAGCAGGTGCTGGCACTGAACGCCCGATCCTGA
- a CDS encoding cation:proton antiporter — protein sequence MPSIILVGFAAIVLWSLVAHRFERSGIAGPLALALIGSLVVLIDIPAFVEAVDSDVAEHVVELILAVLLFVDACEVKGGVFGGEGKMIARLVLIALPLSLALVVVSGLWLLPGVNLFVLIVIACVVMPTDFAPATALLRSPRIPARVRQILNVESGYNDGLISPIFGMSLAIAVVLPTLIKVADSGTEPSHSTETELEKNVEDFVNAFFGAVPATIVAILVGVLLGGAIGLLTRWASGRGFANPTGVRIVMLITPLFTYGIATIHGVGANGFVAAFVAGVMFRFTRTRKTEQLSIAHDELVLVEEVGVLATNFVWFVLGAMTTDMIVRGVDWMLLLVALLALTVFRAVPVYLATLGSSISWRDRTIVGLVGPRGAASIVFGLLAFNKLPTGAGDDVWDVAVLTVVSSIILHGLVAPYIVKRLPSRV from the coding sequence ATGCCGTCCATCATCCTCGTGGGGTTCGCCGCGATCGTGCTGTGGTCGCTGGTCGCGCATCGGTTCGAGCGCAGCGGGATCGCCGGGCCGCTGGCGCTGGCCCTGATCGGTTCGCTGGTCGTGCTCATCGACATCCCGGCGTTCGTCGAAGCCGTCGACAGCGATGTGGCCGAGCACGTGGTGGAGCTGATCCTGGCTGTGCTGCTGTTCGTCGATGCCTGCGAGGTGAAGGGCGGCGTCTTCGGCGGCGAGGGCAAGATGATCGCGCGGCTGGTGCTGATTGCGCTCCCGCTGTCGCTCGCGCTCGTGGTCGTCAGCGGGCTCTGGCTGCTGCCCGGCGTGAACCTGTTCGTGCTCATCGTCATCGCCTGCGTCGTGATGCCGACCGACTTCGCGCCGGCGACGGCGCTGCTCCGCTCTCCGAGGATCCCGGCCAGAGTGCGGCAGATCCTCAACGTGGAGAGCGGGTACAACGACGGCCTCATCTCCCCGATCTTCGGTATGTCGCTGGCCATCGCGGTGGTGCTGCCGACGCTGATCAAGGTCGCGGACAGCGGCACGGAGCCGTCGCACAGCACCGAGACCGAGCTGGAGAAGAACGTCGAGGACTTCGTCAACGCGTTCTTCGGCGCCGTGCCGGCGACCATCGTCGCCATCCTCGTCGGCGTGCTGCTCGGCGGCGCGATCGGCCTGCTCACCCGGTGGGCGTCCGGCCGTGGCTTCGCCAACCCGACCGGCGTGCGCATCGTCATGCTGATCACCCCGCTCTTCACCTACGGGATCGCGACGATCCACGGCGTCGGCGCCAACGGTTTCGTCGCCGCCTTCGTCGCCGGGGTGATGTTCCGCTTCACCCGCACACGCAAGACGGAGCAACTGTCGATCGCGCACGACGAACTCGTGCTGGTGGAGGAGGTCGGCGTCCTCGCGACCAACTTCGTCTGGTTCGTCCTCGGCGCCATGACCACCGACATGATCGTCAGAGGCGTGGACTGGATGCTCCTGCTGGTCGCCCTGCTCGCGCTCACCGTGTTCCGCGCCGTGCCGGTCTACCTGGCCACGCTCGGCTCATCCATCTCGTGGCGGGACCGCACGATCGTGGGGCTCGTCGGGCCGCGCGGAGCCGCATCCATCGTCTTCGGCCTGCTGGCGTTCAACAAGCTGCCCACCGGCGCCGGAGACGACGTCTGGGATGTCGCGGTGCTGACGGTGGTCTCGAGCATCATCCTGCACGGCTTGGTCGCGCCGTACATCGTGAAGCGGCTGCCCAGCCGGGTCTGA